A portion of the Psilocybe cubensis strain MGC-MH-2018 chromosome 10, whole genome shotgun sequence genome contains these proteins:
- a CDS encoding Arsenite resistance protein ArsB produces MNGNKTGPTRSERPIESWEGTVKSPSPFKEMSILDRLLTPFVLLSMILGVIIGEFAQGVREALDTAKLHNVSLPIAIGLIVMMWPILTKVQYEKLPAILSTSRLWKHIGISIVLNWIIGPFLMLGLAWATLPDLPTYRAGVIMVGLARCIAMVAIWNDLARGDAEYCAILVVINGAMQIVLFAPYSVLFLNVIGGSHQEDVHVAYGDVAISVLIYLGIPLAAGVVTRYSVIFLTNKQFFDKRFIPFFSPIALIGLLYTIIVLFAYQGHRILHDLGPVFRVFVPQILYFVIMWTSTFTLIYYLSRREKVEDTIYGYEMAVVQAFTAASNNFELAIAVSIAVYGVNSQQALAATIGPLTEVPVLLGLTWVALYFRQKLDWTTKAIPLHEEKA; encoded by the exons ATGAACGGGAACAAGACTGGCCCTACAAGATCTGAACGCCCTATAGAATCATGGGAGGGTACAGTGAAATCTCCAT CGCCATTCAAGGAGATGAGCATACTGGATAGATTACTCACCCCATTTGTTCTGCTCTCCATGATCTTAGGAGTAATCATTGGTGAATTTGCTCAAGGGGTACGCGAGGCGTTGGATACGGCAAAACTGCATAATGTATCCCTCC CTATAGCTATAGGTCTCATTGTAATGATGTGGCCTATCCTCACTAAAGTCCAATACGAGAAGCTCCCCGCAATTTTGTCCACGTCGCGGCTGTGGAAACATATCGGGATTTCCATAGTACTGAACTGGATAATCGGACCATTCCTAATGCTTGGTCTCGCGTGGGCAACACTTCCAGACTTACCGACTTACAGAGCTGGTGTAATTATGGTAGGGCTTGCAAGGTGTATAGCAATGGTTGCTATTTGGAATGACCTTGCTAGAGGGGATGCGGAGTACTGCGCCATCCTGGTTGTTATCAACGGCGCTATGCAGATTGTGCTATTCGCACCCTATTCTGTCTTGTTCCTCAACGTCATTGGAGGAAGTCATCAAGAAGATGTACACGTCGCCTATGGAGATGTCGCAATCTCTGTACTTATT TACCTTGGAATCCCTCTTGCAGCTGGTGTCGTCACTCGCTATTCGGtcatttttttgacaaacAAGCAATTCTTCGACAAACGAtttattccatttttctCCCCAATTGCTCTTATCGGGCTTCTCTACACTATCATCGTGCTTTTTGCGTACCAGGGACATCGAATCCTGCACGATCTCGGACCCGTCTTTCGCGTTTTCGTCCCGCAAATTCTCTACTTCGTCATAATGTGGACATCAACCTTTACCTTGATATATTACTTATCAAGGCGCGAAAAGGTGGAAGACACGATCTACGGTTATGAGATGGCTGTTGTGCAGGCGTTTACTGCCGCTAGCAATAACTTC GAGCTCGCCATAGCAGTCTCTATTGCAGTGTATGGCGTGAATTCTCAGCAGGCTCTGGCGGCTACCATTGGTCCCCTCACCGAAGTACCAGTGTTACTCGGCTTGACCTGGGTTGCACTCTATTTTAGACAAAAGCTTGACTGGACCACTAAAGCGATACCACTGCATGAAGAAAAGGCTTAG
- a CDS encoding Protein dml-1, producing the protein MKEIIYLQAGKLANYTGTHFWNAQESYLQSEEPYTAPDISFCESIDSQNISTLCPRLITFDHKSNFGALGSLNTLGGEDIEIESLSNTWYENGELVEYKQDRISKSAFQSSLEEDEDKNQSSDLVLIQDFRYWSDYSRVYYLPRTLQKIPDPPEWETTNVDLNHGLEVFTRLNEETELMDGTLRLFVEDCDNIQGVQLINDTDTFGSFMGTFFTHFRDEYPKLPSFSFPILSGATSDYDAPTSLYHQSAILSAHVETCTLPFRLPHNHYDIPSVSGHLNYRGTSPFSELSGSFPRVDFTRDIANFSSEESVKSPYCRWDVTRGLTPKQIGEYDTWSTQNLCVKSSVHAHALPLPNSFPIFNASESPKSKKNSEVAEVYSSLSASSNSSKMFRKYAMFIDECGKRRTTTTASIDIPVDDLRELANDLWTMHDNASEETEALAISD; encoded by the exons ATGAAGGAAATTATATACTTACAAGCCGGAAAACTCGCAAACTACACCGGCACACACTTCTGGAATGCCCAAGAAAGTTATCTCCAATCTGAAGAACCGTATACTGCTCCAGACATATCATTTTGTGAAAGTATAGACTCTCAG AATATATCCACGTTATGTCCTCGTTTAATCACATTTGATCACAAAT CAAACTTTGGTGCTTTGGGGAGTTTGAATACTTTAGGAGGAGAAGATATTGAAATCGAGTCTTTGTCGAATACATGGTATGA GAACGGGGAGCTCGTGGAATATAAACAAGATCGTATCTCAAAAAGCGCCTTTCAGTCTTCtttggaagaggatgaggacaaGAACCAGTCTTCAGATCTCGTTCTTATTCAAGACTTCCGCTACTGGTCCGACTACAGTAGGGTCTATTATCTTCCTAGGACTCTGCAGAAGATACCTGATCCCCCTGAGTGGGAGACGACAAACGTCGATTTGAATCATGGTCTTGAGGTCTTTACACGATTAAATGAG GAAACCGAACTAATGGATGGTACTTTGCGTTTATTTGTTGAAGATTGTGATAATATCCAA GGTGTACAACTGATCAACGATACCGATACTTTTGGAAGTTTTATGGGCACCTTTTTCACACACTTCCGGGATGAATATCCCAAACTtccatcattttcatttcctATCTTATCAGGCGCCACGTCGGATTACGACGCA CCTACGAGTTTATATCACCAATCGGCTATTCTTTCGGCTCACGTCGAAACATGCACACTTCCCTTCCG ATTGCCCCATAACCATTATGACATTCCATCCGTTTCAGGTCATCTCAACTATCGCGGAACCTCCCCATTCAGTGAACTCTCTGGTTCGTTCCCTCGCGTAGACTTCACTAGAGATATAGCCAATTTCTCCTCTGAAGAATCTGTCAAA TCCCCATACTGCCGCTGGGATGTGACGCGAGGTCTCACCCCGAAACAGATAGGGGAATACGACACATGGTCGACTCAAAACTTATGTGTTAAGTCGAG CGTGCACGCTCATGCGCTTCCTCTTCCTAATTCCTTTCCAATCTTCAACGCCTCAGAATCACcgaaaagcaagaaaaactCCGAGGTCGCTGAGGTCTACTCTTCCTTGTCAGCCTCAAGCAACAGCTCCAAGATGTTCCGAAAATATGCGATGTTCATCGATGAGTGCGGAAAGCGGCGGACAACAACCACTGCCTCTATTGACATCCCGGTTGACGATCTCAGAGAATTGGCTAATGACCTCTGGACAATGCACGATAATGCGTCAGAGGAAACTGAAGCCCTCGCCATTTCTGATTAA
- a CDS encoding cAMP-independent regulatory protein pac2: MYSTQPRSYGLVKESAVTHPALHIRDVHDAHVVLEAVRLNILPLIKRRLLASERDELKSGHVYVWEEAQDDGGLLRWTDGRRWSQSRMRGDYLFYEEKIETTQEERDAKAARRARRASDPNANVPPPIRRKDRPSKPNGLTKQTYSVTVNLPGTTEPRKWHVVAYFSGEDYARLPVIENYAYLRNIHAPNGIFFSNKVLCSTTDRFASYSDESEPHEDVYHTGHIPTYPMSPAFSPPPSPLSSSVYSPRLSSQSSNSQNISLPPISSLGSYGKRPHLPHPHSSPVYPSHYTPLSSEDRRALQKLKVIL, translated from the exons ATGTACTCTACTCAGCCTCGCTCATACGGTCTCGTCAAGGAGAGTGCTGTTACGCACCCTGCACTTC ATATACGCGATGTCCATGACGCCCATGTCGTTCTTGAGGCCGTCAGGCTCAACATTTTACCCCTTATTAAACGACGCCTTTTGGCCAGCGAGAGAGATGAACTCAAGAGCGGCCATGTTTACGTCTGGGAAGAAGCTCAAGACGACGGTGGGCTTCTGCGGTGGACAGACGGAAGAAGATG GTCCCAGAGTAGAATGAGAGGGGATTACCTATTTTATGAAGAAAAAATCGAAACCacacaagaagaaagagatgcAAAAGCTGCTCGAAG AGCACGCAGGGCATCTGATCCTAATGCCAATGTTCCGCCTCCGATACGACGAAAGGATCGTCCTTCAAAACCGAACGGCTTGACAAAACAGACTTACTCTGTAACTGTTAACCTCCCTGGCACTACCGAGCCCCGCAAATGGCATGTAGTCGCCTACTTTTCG GGAGAAGACTATGCCCGACTTCCTGTCATTGAAAACTACGCTTACCTCCGAAATATTCACGCTCCAAATGGCATCTTCTTTAGCAATAAAGTTCTCTGCTCAACCACAGACAGATTCGCTTCATACTCGGACGAAAGCGAGCCTCACGAGGATGTTTATCATACTGGACATATACCAACCTATCCTATGTCTCCTGCATTCTCTCCTCCGCcgtctcctctttcttcgtCGGTATACTCTCCGAGGTTATCCTCGCAATCGTCAAATTCGCAGAACATCTCACTACCCCCTATTTCATCATTAGGGTCGTATGGAAAGCgacctcatcttcctcatccacaTAGTAGTCCGGTGTATCCAAGTCACTACACGCCATTGTCTTCAGAAGACCGTCGGGCACTTCAAAAACTCAAAGTTATCCTATGA
- a CDS encoding putative serine/threonine-protein kinase (putative serine/threonine-protein kinase DDB_G0267514) → MSHEASKSPRSSSATPIKRSIPLPESSSGSIPKASSPLSAIFTPKASSSSLPVQSTPSSSYSAPSNAGGNAQSSSTQDPSSEPLRPLSMVLTSAHGEPSSIELPEIEDVGAATAPSELAKSVPQQDVKDQIGLDIDSPKMSTSWWGDKHVSRPWHDPPKRKNTIPPEQAVAFEDTRKRVAQAAASVLDTAADITHEALYLGVEFLDFVPIPGLQAAANTLLNIWDAAQDVDMNRLGCLRLTERCADILLSVREEVHEAGDQIGTELKLPLAKLEECFNDIYRFMFKQKTRPWLKRYLKRDEIRRDISECHLKLQDALALFGVSIQIRILKQVQRTEKRREHETHVLTAILASHLFTEHPEDSVATGPDADQHNDHHHPPPLVENSPEMVYHFAAAKNALGIIDESQPEILQGDDSSNIIPDLKKIHTIQNALDEQSDISDLRQLMRQALQTNSDAEILRVFQIGHQEMPDAIKTLQRALERVSSQETETPDKSSAKGVVLGKISINEGTGNQSVKGAGTVISIDSSIVEASGGSGTSATVSGSSTASVPRDTLDREFIETGIESLRRMSQGVEIYVPTWTITKYEVDRGQMIGVGFFSTVYKGTWKGRTVAIKVLADTTPRKLFQREMGIWKTLRHANVLPLYGASSATGDPPWFFVTQYLKNGTLSEHLRKIEAEQNPPGLGLASIGNASATTTPRPPGSGVRATTLPAMSPWLGVNLANGLTPTGHLTPPNSRNIRPLPRDTPVSREWDLFRFMHEIAKGMEYLHGNGVLHGDLKASNVLVDDKYRCIICDFGQSEMKTEAFRISGTHPHGTLGWQSPELMSGRSRLTVEADVWSFSITCVEIMNMGKLPWSPMDDYSVRRYVLDEDKRPPVPRYSRFNTPGFQEIVKACWQFDPKSRPSFSKISRDFKLLRKSFADGYESPSPRIPAIDEVPEPAASPSPDLRPQELPPFLKQESGAVLPDDILSDALNSEGPYSPSGNHPPNQPHRESTVATERIRMPEPVLYTPGHSTRSSSILATASRSEERIQFHRSDGYDSPPPVDEQMAKRRNERRYRLLLAHEHHKSLSLPLWEPCQVDIGAVGYLLKPEGRFVTLFNSYEPHKSDHPGIQCLPSIHGYGNVQEEVQRLPKKTAAQRAFDILIGSLTFRNSSEDIVRRPSFPLKAGHKAAILYTETTEYRYMLKLNAPKRWFQNNVDTIMRIYGHQHRIQREDLFLIIGTLKTPAYALLVSHSHPEGHARFNVYANPQIGKPWGTFTTDTDGPRGLEDSDSEEEITRLSASKVSLHGGPMEAVLLARLRFKPDATEPTSR, encoded by the exons ATGTCGCATGAAGCGTCGAAGTCACCACGATCTTCATCGGCGACACCGATCAAGAGATCAATCCCGCTACCAGAATCGTCTTCAGGCTCTATTCCGAAAGCCTCCTCTCCATTGAGCGCCATTTTTACTCCCAAAGCCAGTTCTTCTTCCCTTCCGGTACAGTCCACCCCTTCGTCCTCATATTCTGCTCCAAGCAATGCCGGGGGCAACGCGCAATCGTCGAGCACTCAGGACCCTTCCTCTGAGCCCTTAAGGCCCCTGTCCATGGTTCTTACATCCGCACATGGAGAGCCATCTTCGATAGAGCTGCCAGAAATTGAGGATGTTGGAGCAGCAACTGCACCGTCAGAGCTGGCGAAATCCGTTCCACAACAGGACGTGAAGGATCAGATAGGACTGGACATCGACAGTCCGAAGATGTCGACCTCGTGGTGGGGGGATAAGCACGTGTCACGTCCTTGGCACGACCCTCCAAAGAGGAAAAACACCATTCCTCCGGAACAGGCTGTCGCGTTCGAGGATACTCGCAAG CGCGTTGCACAGGCCGCCGCTTCTGTTTTGGACACTGCTGCCGACATCACTCACGAAGCACTGTACCTTGGTGTagaatttttggatttcgtGCCAATCCCTGGCCTCCAAGCTGCAGCGAACACCCTCTTGAATATATGGGACGCGGCTCAAGATGTCGAT ATGAACCGTCTCGGGTGCCTACGCCTTACCGAGCGCTGTGCAGACATTCTTCTTTCAGTCCGAGAGGAAGTCCATGAGGCTGGGGATCAGATTGGGACAGAATTAAAGCTTCCTCTTGCAAAGTTGGAAGA ATGCTTCAATGACATCTACCGTTTTATGTTCAAGCAGAAAACTCGTCCTTGGCTCAAGCGTTACCTGAAACGCGACGAGATTCGCAGAGACATCTCGGAATGTCATCTAAAACTTCAAGATGCCCTTGCATTATTCGGG GTTTCCATTCAAATCCGCATTTTAAAGCAAGTTCAGAGAACTGAGAAGCGCCGGGAGCACGAGACGCACGTCCTGACTGCTATCCTTGCAAGTCACCTTTTCACGGAGCATCCAGAGGACTCAGTAGCCACTGGACCTGATGCAGACCAACACAATGACCACCATCATCCCCCGCCACTCGTAGAAAACTCACCGGAGATGGTCTACCACTTCGCCGCGGCCAAAAACGCCCTAGGAATTATTGACGAATCCCAGCCTGAAATACTTCAGGGCGATGACTCCTCCAACATCATACCTGATTTGAAGAAAATCCACACGATTCAGAATGCCCTCGATGAACAGAGCGATATCAGTGACCTTCGGCAGCTCATGCGACAGGCACTACAGACAAATAGTGACGCAGAAATCTTGAGAGTCTTCCAAATAGGCCACCAAGAGATGCCAGACGCTATAAAGACACTGCAGCGTGCCCTCGAGCGAGTTAGCTCACAAGAGACAGAGACACCTGATAAAAGCTCTGCGAAGGGTGTGGTCCTGGGCAAAATCAGTATCAACGAAGGTACAGGGAATCAATCTGTCAAAGGTGCGGGAACCGTCATCAGCATCGATAGCTCTATTGTGGAAGCATCTGGTGGCTCTGGGACGAGCGCCACAGTGTCGGGGAGCTCGACAGCTTCTGTACCACGAGATACACTGGATAGGGAATTCATCGAGACGGGTATCGAatccttgaggaggatgagtcAAGGAGTCGAAATTTATGTTCCGACCTGGACGATCACCAA ATACGAAGTCGACAGAGGACAAATGATTGGTGTCGGGTTTTTCTCTACTGTCTACAAAGGCACATGGAAAGGTCGGACTGTGGCCATCAAAGTTCTCGCGGATACGACCCCCCGCAAGCTTTTCCAGCGTGAGATGGGTATATGGAAAACCTTGCGTCACGCCAATGTTCTTCCTCTGTATGGCGCTAGCAGCGCTACTGGAGATCCTCCATGGTTCTTTGTTACGCAGTACCTCAAAAATGGCACGCTTTCTGAACATCTTAGAAAAATTGAAGCTGAACAGAATCCTCCCGGACTGGGCCTCGCGTCCATAGGCAACGCTTCCGCCACCACTACGCCGCGTCCACCAGGATCAGGTGTAAGAGCGACTACCCTTCCTGCAATGTCTCCGTGGCTGGGGGTAAATCTTGCCAATGGGCTCACTCCTACAGGACATCTCACTCCCCCCAACAGTCGTAATATCAGACCCCTTCCGCGCGATACCCCTGTCTCACGAGAATGGGACCTCTTCCGCTTTATGCATGAGATTGCGAAGGGGATGGAATACCTCCATGGAAATGGAGTGCTACACGGTGATCTCAAAGCATCAAATGTGCTAGTGGACGACAAATACCGATGTATCATATGCGATTTCGGTCAGAGCGAAATGAAAACTGAAGCTTTCAGAATCAGTGGAACCCATCCGC ATGGTACACTCGGATGGCAGTCGCCCGAGTTGATGTCAGGTCGCTCACGGCTCACCGTTGAGGCCGATGTATGGTCCTTCTCTATCACTTGCGTAGAGATAATGAACATGGGGAAGCTGCCCTGGAGTCCAATGGACGATTATTCGGTGCGACGATATGTCCTAG ACGAAGACAAGCGGCCTCCGGTCCCTAGATATTCTCGGTTCAATACCCCAGGATTCCAGGAAATCGTGAAGGCATGCTGGCAGTTTGATCCGAAAAGCCGGCcttccttttcaaaaatatccAGGGACTTCAAGCTACTCAGAAAAAGTTTCGCTGACGGATACGAGTCACCCAGTCCAAGGATTCCAGCTATTGACGAAGTACCCGAGCCAGCAGCGTCACCATCTCCAGACCTAAGGCCCCAAGAACTACCTCCATTTTTGAAGCAAGAAAGCGGCGCAGTTCTTC CGGATGACATCTTGAGTGATGCTCTTAACAGCGAGGGGCCATATTCACCCAGCGGAAACCACCCACCAAATCAGCCACACAGGGAGAGCACCGTAGCGACAGAGCGCATAAGAATGCCAGAGCCCGTCCTCTATACGCCAGGCCATTCAACCCGTAGCTCTTCGATTCTTGCTACCGCATCGAGATCAGAAGAACGGATACAATTCCACAGATCCGATGGGTATGAttcccctcctcctgtgGACGAACAAATGGCGAAGCGTAGAAACGAGCGACGTTATCGTCTACTACTTGCACACGAACACCATAAATCCC TCAGTCTTCCACTCTGGGAGCCTTGCCAAGTTGACATTGGCGCTGTCGGATACTTGCTGAAACCTGAAGGCAGATTCGTAACACTCTTTAATTCATATGAGCCCCATAAGTCAGATCATCCAGGAATTCAATGTCTACCGTCCATTCATGGGTATGGAAATGTGCAAGAAGAGGTGCAACGTTTACCAAAGAAGACAGCAGCCCAAAGAGCATTTGATATTCTGATCGGTTCGTTGACATTCAGAAATTCTTC AGAAGATATTGTGAGGCGACCATCATTTCCTCTGAAAGCTGGTCACAAGGCAGCAATCCTGTACACCGAGACAACGGAGTATCGGTATATGTTAAAGCTAAACGCTCCAAAAAGATGGTTCCAGAATAACGTTGACACTATCATGCGCATCTACGGACATCAGCATCGTATTCAAAGGGAGGATCTTTTTCTGA TAATTGGCACGCTTAAAACTCCAGCTTATGCTCTATTAGTTAGTCATAGCCATCCAGAGGGACAT GCGCGCTTTAATGTATACGCCAACCCCCAAATTGGTAAGCCATGGGGTACTTTCACCACCGATACAGATGGACCTAGAGGCCTAGAGGACTCGGATTCGGAGGAGGAAATTACACGACTGTCTGCAAGTAAAGTGTCACTTCATGGAGGGCCTATGGAAGCAGTATTGCTCGCTCGTCTTCGCTTCAAGCCCGACGCCACGGAACCAACATCTCGATGA